The Rhizobium indicum genome has a segment encoding these proteins:
- a CDS encoding iron-containing alcohol dehydrogenase — translation MSLFAALRLPREILFGVGQRHALASVASRTGRRALVCTDARFAATPVFAEMIAALEAAGIVVLVHDRTLPDVPQDTVAVCVEAARGFEPDMVIGIGGGSCLDMAKCASLLLAHGGALADYYGEFKVPAPVLPVIAVPTTAGTGSEVTPVAVVSDPDRILKVGISSPYLIAAAAICDPELTLSCPPGLTAIAGADALTHAIEAFTAMRRPGDPELAQQHVFIGKSDLSDQFALHAIRLLSRSLEKAFVDGADIDARADVMMGALAAGCAFGTAGTAAAHAVQYPVGAVTHTPHGLGVATMLPYVMTYNRRVSSGDIAIVGRALGLDPTGVEDDETLADAAIGEVSRLFAAIGISPTLAGLGLPEDRIDWAAEQALGIGRLIKNNPRSFDAAAMRGLVRAAYDGDLAASAL, via the coding sequence ATGAGCCTGTTTGCCGCCTTGAGGCTGCCGCGGGAAATCCTGTTTGGCGTCGGCCAGCGCCATGCGCTCGCGAGCGTCGCCAGCAGAACCGGCCGGCGCGCACTCGTCTGCACGGATGCGCGTTTTGCCGCAACACCCGTCTTCGCGGAAATGATCGCCGCGCTTGAAGCAGCCGGCATTGTCGTCCTGGTGCATGACCGGACGCTGCCGGACGTGCCGCAAGATACGGTCGCGGTTTGCGTTGAAGCCGCGCGCGGCTTTGAGCCCGATATGGTGATCGGCATCGGTGGCGGCAGCTGTCTCGACATGGCGAAATGCGCTTCGCTCCTGCTGGCTCATGGCGGCGCGCTCGCCGATTACTACGGTGAGTTCAAGGTGCCGGCGCCCGTCCTGCCGGTCATCGCCGTGCCGACGACGGCAGGCACGGGCTCCGAGGTGACGCCGGTTGCGGTTGTTTCCGATCCTGACCGTATCCTGAAGGTTGGCATTTCCAGCCCATATCTCATCGCCGCAGCGGCGATCTGCGACCCGGAACTGACCTTATCCTGCCCGCCTGGGCTTACGGCGATTGCCGGTGCGGATGCGTTGACGCATGCCATCGAAGCCTTCACGGCCATGCGCCGCCCCGGCGATCCTGAACTCGCGCAGCAGCATGTCTTCATCGGCAAGAGCGATCTCTCTGACCAGTTCGCGCTGCATGCCATCCGGCTCCTCAGCCGGAGCCTGGAAAAGGCCTTCGTCGACGGCGCCGACATCGATGCGCGCGCCGATGTGATGATGGGCGCGCTCGCAGCCGGCTGCGCCTTCGGAACGGCAGGCACCGCTGCGGCCCATGCCGTGCAATATCCGGTTGGTGCCGTGACCCATACGCCGCATGGGCTCGGGGTTGCGACCATGCTTCCCTATGTGATGACATATAATCGCCGCGTCTCGAGCGGGGACATCGCCATTGTCGGTAGGGCGCTCGGCCTCGATCCCACCGGCGTGGAGGACGACGAGACGCTTGCCGATGCCGCGATCGGCGAGGTGAGCCGTCTCTTCGCCGCGATCGGCATCTCGCCGACGCTTGCCGGGCTCGGCCTGCCGGAAGACCGGATCGACTGGGCCGCAGAGCAGGCGCTCGGCATCGGCCGGCTGATCAAGAATAACCCCCGCTCCTTCGATGCGGCCGCCATGCGCGGCCTGGTGCGCGCCGCTTATGACGGCGACCTGGCCGCTTCCGCCCTCTGA
- a CDS encoding DJ-1/PfpI family protein — MPGKKILMLTGDFTEEYEIFVYQQAMEAVGHTVHVVCPDKKAGDILRTSLHDFEGDQTYTEKLGHNVTINKTFSEAENQLDQYHAVYCAGGRGPEYIRTDKRVQAMVRHFHEQKKPIFTICHGVQILIAVDGVVRGKKVGALGACEPEVTLAGGTYIDLSPTEAYVDGTMVSAKGWTALAAFIRECLKVLGTEIHHS; from the coding sequence ATGCCAGGCAAGAAAATCCTGATGCTCACCGGCGATTTCACCGAGGAGTACGAAATCTTCGTCTATCAGCAGGCGATGGAGGCGGTCGGCCACACGGTGCACGTCGTGTGCCCGGACAAGAAGGCCGGCGATATCCTCAGGACGTCGCTGCACGATTTCGAGGGAGACCAGACCTACACCGAAAAACTCGGGCACAACGTCACCATCAACAAGACATTTTCCGAGGCCGAGAACCAGCTCGACCAGTATCATGCCGTCTACTGCGCCGGCGGGCGCGGACCGGAATATATCCGCACCGACAAGCGGGTGCAGGCAATGGTGCGTCATTTCCACGAGCAGAAGAAGCCGATCTTCACCATCTGCCACGGGGTCCAGATCCTGATCGCGGTCGACGGTGTCGTTCGCGGCAAGAAGGTGGGTGCACTTGGGGCCTGCGAACCCGAAGTCACCCTGGCGGGCGGAACCTATATCGACCTCTCGCCAACCGAAGCCTATGTCGATGGCACGATGGTTTCGGCCAAGGGCTGGACGGCGCTCGCCGCCTTTATCCGCGAATGCCTGAAGGTGCTGGGAACGGAGATCCACCACAGCTGA
- a CDS encoding NAD(P)/FAD-dependent oxidoreductase yields MPAPLTRVDTTPELPSTADVVVIGGGIVGVFTAYYLARRGLKVALVEKGLIGAEQSSRNWGWCRQQNRDARELPMSTKSLDLWERFATETGEDTGFRRCGLFYLSNSEEELSAWARWRDFARSVGVTTLMLSSAEATERGRATGTSWKGGVFSPTDGTADPASAAPAVARAILKLGGTVHQSCAARGLDVEGGRLSGVVTEHGTIRTKIAVLAGGAWASSFCRQLGIRFPQASIRSSILSVSPGASSLPDALHTSAVSVTRRRDGGHTLAISGRARVDPTPQQFRFARQFLPMFARRWRSLAPGGLEGFRSGHETLTRWRLDRPTPMERMRILEPAVDEATIALTHARALELLPDLKKTAISAAWAGYIDSTPDGVPGIGEIATLPGFILAAGFSGHGFGIGPGAGHLIADIVTGDEPIVDPRPYHPDRFGGTAWGKVADF; encoded by the coding sequence ATGCCCGCACCTCTCACTCGCGTCGACACCACGCCGGAACTGCCTTCCACCGCTGATGTCGTGGTTATCGGCGGCGGCATCGTCGGCGTTTTCACGGCCTATTATCTCGCCCGGCGCGGATTGAAGGTGGCCCTCGTCGAGAAGGGTCTGATCGGCGCCGAACAATCGAGCCGCAACTGGGGCTGGTGCCGCCAGCAGAACCGCGACGCCCGCGAATTGCCGATGTCGACGAAGAGCCTCGACCTGTGGGAGCGCTTCGCCACTGAGACCGGGGAGGACACCGGGTTCCGTCGTTGCGGCCTCTTCTATCTGAGCAATAGCGAAGAGGAACTGTCCGCCTGGGCACGCTGGCGCGATTTCGCCCGCTCGGTCGGCGTCACGACACTTATGCTGAGCAGCGCCGAGGCGACCGAACGCGGGCGTGCCACCGGCACCTCATGGAAAGGCGGGGTGTTTTCGCCGACCGACGGCACCGCCGATCCGGCGAGCGCTGCGCCAGCCGTCGCGCGCGCGATCCTGAAACTCGGCGGCACGGTGCATCAGTCCTGTGCGGCCCGCGGCCTCGACGTCGAAGGCGGCAGGCTCTCGGGCGTCGTCACCGAGCATGGCACGATCCGGACAAAGATTGCGGTCCTCGCCGGCGGCGCCTGGGCCTCCTCCTTTTGCCGCCAGCTCGGTATTCGATTTCCGCAAGCCTCGATACGCTCCTCGATCCTCTCCGTATCTCCAGGGGCAAGCAGCCTGCCGGATGCGCTGCATACATCAGCCGTTTCGGTGACGCGACGCCGCGATGGCGGCCACACGCTGGCGATCAGCGGCCGCGCCCGCGTCGATCCCACTCCACAGCAGTTCCGCTTCGCGCGGCAGTTCCTGCCGATGTTCGCCCGGCGCTGGCGCAGTCTCGCACCCGGCGGGTTGGAGGGCTTTCGCTCCGGTCACGAAACTCTCACCCGCTGGCGGCTCGACAGGCCGACGCCGATGGAGCGCATGCGCATCCTCGAGCCGGCGGTCGACGAGGCCACCATTGCCCTTACGCATGCGCGGGCGCTCGAGCTTCTGCCCGACTTGAAGAAGACCGCCATCAGCGCGGCCTGGGCAGGCTATATCGACAGCACGCCCGACGGCGTGCCGGGGATCGGCGAGATCGCCACCTTGCCGGGTTTCATCCTTGCTGCCGGCTTCAGCGGCCACGGTTTCGGCATCGGGCCGGGCGCCGGTCATCTGATCGCCGATATCGTCACAGGTGATGAGCCGATCGTTGATCCGAGGCCCTACCATCCCGACCGCTTCGGGGGAACCGCCTGGGGCAAAGTGGCCGATTTTTAG
- a CDS encoding GntR family transcriptional regulator, whose amino-acid sequence MISTRPKEPSTGTTQIPRANSLAGDVYEAIFNQLMSLKIAPGTRITVDNLVKEFNVSHTPIREALGRLEGEGLVVKQHLVGYRAAPQITRHRFDELYELRLLLEPAGAAKAAEAMNDEKLAILTEAAGVMTRSDNSDERANYSAFARQDAIFHDRIMEFAGNELIREMLTFQHTHFHIFRLMFHRRVTEEALAEHQTLLDAFAARDPGAAANAMRIHIEHSRDRLLPAFDEI is encoded by the coding sequence ATGATTTCGACGAGACCGAAGGAACCCTCAACGGGCACAACCCAGATACCGCGCGCCAACAGCCTGGCGGGCGACGTCTACGAGGCAATCTTCAACCAGCTCATGTCGTTGAAGATTGCGCCGGGGACGCGCATCACGGTCGACAACCTGGTCAAGGAGTTCAACGTCTCCCATACGCCGATCCGCGAAGCCCTCGGCCGGCTTGAAGGCGAAGGCCTCGTCGTCAAGCAGCATCTCGTTGGCTATCGTGCCGCGCCCCAGATCACGCGCCACCGCTTCGACGAGCTCTATGAACTGCGTCTGCTGTTGGAACCTGCCGGCGCTGCGAAGGCAGCCGAGGCGATGAACGACGAAAAGCTCGCCATTCTCACCGAGGCCGCAGGAGTGATGACACGCAGCGACAACAGCGACGAACGAGCGAACTATTCGGCCTTCGCTCGCCAGGACGCCATCTTTCACGACCGGATCATGGAATTTGCCGGCAACGAGTTGATCCGCGAGATGCTGACATTCCAGCACACGCATTTCCATATCTTCCGCCTGATGTTCCATCGCCGCGTCACCGAGGAGGCGCTCGCCGAGCATCAGACGCTGCTCGATGCCTTTGCGGCGCGCGACCCGGGCGCGGCTGCGAACGCAATGCGCATTCATATCGAACACTCGCGCGACCGGCTGTTGCCGGCATTCGACGAAATCTGA
- a CDS encoding cupin domain-containing protein, with protein MVKDKYFIYPKDVSAFGFDWGKLSLTVAPEVNGASRFSGGVVELPSGEGHSRHNHPGAEEIIFVISGEGEQMVEDETGNPITRKVASGCTIYVPESRFHSTKNTGGGPMLLFVVYSPAGPELALRDLPDFRLLPPGF; from the coding sequence ATGGTAAAGGACAAGTACTTCATCTATCCTAAGGACGTGAGCGCCTTCGGCTTCGACTGGGGCAAGCTGTCGCTGACTGTGGCGCCCGAGGTCAACGGCGCCAGCCGGTTTTCCGGCGGTGTCGTCGAACTGCCGAGCGGCGAGGGCCATTCCCGCCACAATCATCCCGGCGCGGAGGAAATCATCTTTGTGATTTCTGGCGAGGGCGAGCAGATGGTCGAGGACGAGACGGGTAATCCTATCACGCGGAAGGTCGCCAGCGGCTGCACGATTTATGTTCCGGAAAGCCGCTTTCATTCGACGAAGAACACTGGCGGCGGGCCGATGCTCCTCTTCGTGGTCTACTCACCGGCGGGGCCGGAGCTTGCGCTTCGCGATTTGCCGGACTTCCGCCTGCTGCCGCCGGGCTTCTGA
- a CDS encoding Ldh family oxidoreductase: protein MRISEAAALALATRLLEEHGAPRDHAALQARVLVTAEMKGHPSHGLYRLPRLIERIERGVIDPQTKGTQRWRADAVLEVEGSSGFGPVVAMAAIERLAPHIADLGIGLVAVRNANHLGMLAHYVEAIAAMGFVGIALSSSEALVHPFGGTRAMLGTNPIAIAVPTAEEPLVLDLATSLVPMGRIHHHAATGRPIPEGWARDAAGNPTTDPGRAKTGAIAPFGDAKGYGLGIALELLVAALAGSALAPDVRGTLDSQSPCNKGDVFILIEPSLAPGLPARLSTYLDAVRASPPASTGEPVLVPGDRARRRRAAASRNGFEIDQRLWEDLNALSRPRILAFEGQRS from the coding sequence ATGCGCATATCCGAAGCGGCAGCGCTTGCGCTTGCCACGCGCCTGCTGGAAGAGCATGGCGCACCGCGTGACCATGCGGCCCTGCAGGCTCGCGTCCTGGTGACGGCGGAGATGAAGGGGCACCCCTCGCATGGCCTGTACCGGCTTCCGCGGTTGATCGAACGGATCGAGCGCGGGGTCATTGACCCGCAGACGAAGGGCACCCAGCGCTGGCGCGCGGATGCGGTGCTGGAGGTGGAGGGGTCGTCGGGATTTGGCCCCGTCGTCGCCATGGCCGCGATCGAACGGCTGGCGCCTCACATTGCGGATCTTGGTATCGGCCTTGTCGCCGTGCGCAATGCCAACCATCTCGGAATGCTCGCGCATTATGTGGAGGCCATCGCTGCAATGGGTTTCGTCGGCATCGCGCTCTCGTCAAGCGAGGCGCTGGTCCATCCCTTCGGCGGCACCCGGGCCATGCTCGGCACCAACCCCATCGCCATCGCCGTGCCGACCGCCGAGGAACCGCTCGTGCTCGACCTGGCCACCAGCCTCGTGCCGATGGGCAGGATCCATCATCACGCGGCGACCGGCAGACCTATTCCCGAGGGATGGGCGCGCGATGCGGCCGGTAACCCGACGACCGATCCGGGGCGTGCGAAGACCGGCGCGATTGCGCCCTTCGGCGACGCGAAGGGCTACGGCCTCGGTATCGCTTTGGAGCTGCTGGTGGCAGCTCTTGCCGGCTCGGCGCTCGCGCCGGATGTGCGCGGCACGCTCGACAGCCAGTCGCCGTGCAACAAGGGCGACGTCTTCATTTTGATCGAGCCCAGTCTGGCGCCGGGACTGCCGGCGCGACTGTCGACCTATCTCGATGCCGTGCGCGCTTCACCACCCGCCAGCACTGGCGAACCGGTTCTCGTCCCGGGCGATCGTGCCCGCCGGCGGCGGGCGGCAGCAAGCCGCAACGGTTTCGAGATCGACCAGCGCCTCTGGGAAGACCTCAACGCGCTTTCGCGCCCTCGCATCCTGGCCTTCGAGGGACAAAGATCATGA
- a CDS encoding phosphoenolpyruvate hydrolase family protein, whose translation MPVIPRNTILEKFHGMIAAGVPIVGGGAGTGISAKAEEAGGIDLIIIYNSGRYRMAGRGSAAGLLAYGNANEIVKDMALEVLPVVKKTPVLAGVNGTDPFVLMPRFLADLKAMGFSGVQNFPTIGLFDGRMRQSFEETGMSYNLEVEMIATAHGLELLTTPYVFNESEAIAMTAAGADIVVAHMGVTTGGTIGATSGKSLDDCVDEITAIIKAARSVRDDVIVLCHGGPISMPEDARYVLERCPGCHGFYGASSMERLPAEAAIRKQTEDFKALAIGAVV comes from the coding sequence ATGCCAGTCATACCGCGCAACACCATCCTCGAAAAATTTCACGGCATGATCGCAGCCGGCGTGCCGATCGTCGGGGGCGGCGCCGGCACCGGCATCTCCGCCAAGGCCGAGGAAGCAGGCGGCATCGACCTCATCATTATCTACAATTCCGGGCGCTACCGGATGGCGGGGCGCGGTTCGGCGGCCGGACTGCTCGCCTATGGCAATGCCAACGAGATTGTGAAGGATATGGCGCTCGAAGTGTTGCCGGTCGTGAAAAAGACGCCGGTACTCGCCGGCGTCAATGGCACGGACCCCTTCGTGCTGATGCCGCGCTTCCTTGCCGACCTCAAGGCAATGGGCTTTTCCGGCGTACAGAACTTCCCCACAATCGGCCTCTTCGACGGCCGGATGCGGCAGAGTTTCGAGGAGACAGGTATGAGCTACAATCTGGAGGTCGAGATGATCGCCACCGCCCACGGGCTCGAGCTGCTGACGACGCCTTATGTTTTCAACGAGAGCGAGGCGATCGCCATGACGGCCGCCGGCGCCGACATCGTCGTGGCGCATATGGGAGTGACGACTGGCGGCACGATCGGCGCCACATCCGGCAAGTCCCTCGATGACTGCGTCGATGAGATCACCGCGATCATCAAGGCGGCACGTTCCGTGCGCGACGATGTCATCGTGCTCTGCCATGGCGGCCCGATCTCCATGCCGGAGGATGCGCGCTATGTTCTCGAGCGTTGCCCTGGCTGCCACGGCTTTTATGGCGCAAGCTCGATGGAGCGCCTGCCGGCAGAGGCGGCAATTCGCAAGCAGACCGAAGATTTCAAGGCGCTCGCCATCGGCGCGGTCGTCTGA
- a CDS encoding alpha/beta hydrolase — protein MADPFRIRDHVADFDAIVGDIRARSLATRRTVAMEANVAYGTAPGETLDIFLPNSAGSDMPIHMFIHGGYWRMFSKEDYSCVAETITGAGAVAAIVDYSLMPMARMDVLVGQVLKAKAFLLAHADRFGATPKRFSVSGHSAGAHLATFLFHRSQAPSGVVAAFLLGGLYDLEPLQTSFLRDEIALCDEEVRRFTPMRHEHDPATRVAIMTGELETDPFKIQANAFKDILAAQGLDVQASQVADGNHMSTVRDLAVAGSPVAAALRALIANDAGEEPKRSTSP, from the coding sequence GTGGCCGACCCGTTCCGCATTCGTGACCATGTCGCAGATTTCGACGCGATCGTTGGCGATATCCGAGCTCGCAGCCTTGCAACGCGGCGCACTGTCGCCATGGAGGCCAACGTCGCCTACGGGACTGCGCCGGGCGAGACGCTTGATATCTTCCTGCCAAACAGCGCCGGCTCGGATATGCCGATCCACATGTTCATCCATGGCGGCTATTGGCGGATGTTTTCCAAGGAGGACTATTCCTGCGTCGCTGAAACGATCACCGGCGCCGGCGCGGTCGCAGCCATCGTCGACTATTCGTTGATGCCCATGGCGCGAATGGACGTCCTGGTTGGTCAGGTCCTGAAGGCCAAGGCTTTCCTGCTGGCGCATGCCGATCGTTTTGGCGCCACACCAAAGCGGTTCTCCGTCAGCGGCCACTCCGCCGGTGCACATCTTGCAACCTTTCTCTTCCATCGCTCGCAAGCGCCTTCGGGCGTGGTTGCTGCATTCCTGCTTGGCGGGCTATACGATCTCGAACCCCTGCAGACGTCCTTCCTGCGTGACGAGATCGCCTTGTGCGACGAGGAGGTGCGACGGTTTACGCCCATGCGTCACGAGCACGATCCTGCAACACGTGTCGCTATCATGACCGGCGAACTGGAAACTGATCCGTTCAAAATACAGGCAAATGCGTTCAAGGACATTCTTGCCGCCCAAGGGCTCGACGTGCAGGCATCGCAGGTCGCAGACGGCAATCACATGAGCACGGTGCGCGATCTCGCCGTCGCTGGCTCGCCTGTGGCGGCAGCATTGCGCGCCTTGATTGCCAATGATGCCGGTGAGGAGCCGAAGCGATCAACCTCCCCTTGA
- a CDS encoding NAD-dependent succinate-semialdehyde dehydrogenase: MNVNQHSSHPDHDPFGLNSFSRGLYIGGAWRPAAGEGRIDVIDPSTEAAIASVPDATLADAAVAVEAAAGAAEGWRETPPRKRSEILRRCFELMVERSETLARLISLENGKALRDARGEVAYAAEFFRWNAEEAVRSSGEFGTAPAGGNRIVVDYQPIGICVLITPWNFPAAMATRKIAPALAAGCTVILKPASETPLTAYALAALYEEAGVPPGVVNVMTTSTPGPVIAAMLTDPRVRKLSFTGSTGVGRTLLAEAAKNVISCSMELGGNAPFIVFDDADIDAAIEGLMVAKMRNAGEACTAANRIYVQSGIHDAFAEKFTRRMAALRVGPGVDLDTECGPMITRKAVEKIERLVADAISRGARALCGGRTLAERGFFYPPTVLVDVSPASDMGCEEIFGPVAPLYRFESEAEVIAAANDTEYGLAAYIYTRDIGRGMRVASKVEAGMIALNRGLVSDPAAPFGGVKQSGLGREGGQHHGIAEFMEAKYIATSF; this comes from the coding sequence ATGAACGTCAACCAGCATTCTTCACATCCAGACCACGATCCCTTCGGGCTCAACTCGTTCTCCCGCGGCCTCTATATAGGCGGCGCCTGGCGGCCTGCGGCTGGCGAGGGGCGGATCGACGTGATAGACCCCTCGACCGAGGCGGCCATTGCCTCCGTGCCCGATGCGACCCTTGCGGATGCGGCAGTGGCCGTGGAGGCTGCCGCAGGCGCCGCGGAAGGTTGGCGCGAGACGCCGCCGAGAAAGCGTTCCGAGATTCTGCGCCGCTGCTTCGAACTTATGGTGGAGCGCTCCGAAACGCTTGCCAGGCTGATTTCGCTCGAGAACGGCAAGGCGTTGCGCGACGCACGCGGCGAGGTGGCCTATGCGGCGGAGTTCTTTCGTTGGAACGCCGAGGAGGCGGTGCGCAGCTCTGGTGAGTTCGGCACTGCCCCGGCCGGTGGAAACCGCATCGTCGTCGATTACCAGCCTATCGGCATCTGCGTTCTCATCACACCGTGGAATTTCCCGGCCGCGATGGCGACCCGCAAGATCGCGCCGGCCCTTGCCGCAGGCTGCACCGTCATTCTGAAGCCGGCGAGCGAGACGCCGCTGACGGCCTATGCGCTTGCGGCTCTCTACGAGGAGGCTGGCGTGCCGCCGGGTGTCGTGAACGTGATGACAACATCGACGCCAGGCCCCGTCATCGCCGCCATGCTGACCGACCCGCGCGTGCGAAAACTCTCCTTCACAGGCTCTACGGGCGTCGGCCGCACGCTTCTGGCGGAAGCGGCGAAAAATGTCATCTCCTGCTCCATGGAACTTGGCGGCAACGCGCCGTTCATCGTTTTCGACGATGCGGACATCGACGCGGCGATCGAGGGTCTGATGGTCGCGAAAATGCGCAATGCGGGTGAGGCCTGCACGGCTGCAAACCGCATTTATGTCCAGTCCGGTATCCACGATGCCTTTGCGGAAAAATTTACCCGACGCATGGCCGCCCTCAGGGTCGGTCCGGGTGTGGATCTGGATACCGAGTGCGGTCCGATGATCACACGCAAGGCGGTGGAGAAGATCGAGCGCCTTGTTGCAGACGCCATTTCGCGCGGCGCGCGCGCGCTCTGCGGCGGACGAACATTGGCAGAACGCGGCTTCTTCTATCCACCGACGGTGCTCGTCGATGTTTCCCCGGCCTCCGACATGGGGTGCGAGGAGATTTTCGGTCCCGTCGCGCCGCTCTACCGTTTCGAGAGCGAGGCGGAGGTGATCGCTGCCGCCAACGATACGGAATATGGCCTCGCCGCCTACATCTATACCCGCGACATTGGCCGCGGCATGCGGGTCGCCTCCAAGGTCGAGGCTGGAATGATCGCGCTTAATCGTGGACTGGTCTCCGATCCCGCCGCCCCCTTTGGCGGTGTGAAACAGAGCGGCCTTGGGCGTGAAGGAGGGCAACACCATGGTATCGCGGAGTTCATGGAAGCCAAGTACATTGCGACAAGTTTCTGA
- a CDS encoding M24 family metallopeptidase: protein MNDNAGQTRQAAVTPFDTAKLDRLMEEAGIDVVVATSKHNTQYLMGGYKFIFFAAMDAIGHSRYLPMVIYEKGAPDHAAYVGNRMEGAEHQNNPFWTPAVHTATWGTQDAAGLAVEHLKKIGKSGGRIGIEPAFLPSDARDLLASRLDGARFVDATHVLERLRAVKTPDELARLRRASELITDSMLATMAAARAGSTKMEIIEQLRREETNRGLHFEYCLLTLGSSHNRAGSPQAWVEGEILSIDSGGNYHGYIGDLCRMAVLGEPDAELEDLLAEVECIQQAAFAKVRAGAAGSEMIVAAEAELKASPSAAFTDFFCHGMGLIAHEAPFLMTNHPVTYDGIDADKPLEAGSVISVETTMLHPKRGFIKLEDTLAITDGGYEMFGDRGRGWNRGGA, encoded by the coding sequence ATGAACGACAATGCAGGGCAAACGAGGCAGGCCGCCGTGACGCCGTTCGATACGGCCAAGCTCGACCGTCTCATGGAGGAAGCCGGTATCGACGTCGTCGTCGCCACCTCCAAACACAACACGCAATATCTCATGGGCGGCTACAAGTTCATCTTCTTCGCGGCCATGGATGCGATCGGGCATAGCCGGTACCTGCCGATGGTGATTTATGAGAAAGGCGCGCCTGATCACGCCGCCTATGTAGGTAACCGCATGGAGGGCGCAGAGCACCAGAACAACCCATTCTGGACGCCCGCCGTGCATACGGCGACCTGGGGCACGCAGGATGCCGCCGGGCTCGCCGTCGAACACCTGAAGAAAATCGGCAAGAGCGGTGGGCGCATCGGCATCGAGCCAGCCTTTCTGCCATCCGACGCCCGCGACCTCCTTGCCTCTCGGCTGGATGGCGCTCGATTTGTCGATGCCACGCATGTGTTGGAGCGGCTAAGGGCGGTCAAGACGCCGGATGAACTGGCAAGGCTAAGACGCGCCTCCGAACTGATTACCGACTCCATGCTGGCGACGATGGCGGCGGCCCGCGCCGGCTCGACGAAGATGGAGATCATCGAGCAGCTGCGCCGGGAGGAAACGAACCGCGGCCTGCACTTCGAATATTGCCTGCTGACGCTCGGTTCCAGCCATAACCGCGCGGGCTCGCCGCAGGCCTGGGTCGAGGGCGAGATCCTGTCGATCGATTCCGGCGGCAACTATCACGGATATATCGGCGACCTCTGCCGCATGGCTGTGCTCGGCGAGCCGGATGCGGAACTGGAGGACCTCCTGGCCGAAGTCGAATGCATCCAGCAAGCGGCCTTCGCCAAGGTCAGGGCAGGGGCTGCGGGCAGTGAGATGATCGTGGCAGCGGAGGCCGAGCTCAAGGCCTCGCCGTCGGCGGCCTTCACCGACTTTTTCTGCCATGGCATGGGCCTCATCGCCCACGAAGCACCGTTCCTCATGACGAACCACCCCGTCACCTATGATGGCATCGATGCCGACAAGCCGCTGGAAGCCGGGAGCGTGATCTCGGTCGAGACGACGATGCTTCACCCAAAGCGCGGATTCATCAAGCTGGAGGATACGCTTGCCATCACCGATGGCGGCTATGAAATGTTCGGCGACCGTGGCCGCGGCTGGAACCGCGGCGGAGCGTGA